A stretch of Sinorhizobium meliloti DNA encodes these proteins:
- the cimA gene encoding citramalate synthase gives MTRERIYLFDTTLRDGQQTPGIDFSVEDKIAIASLLDQFGMDYVEGGYPGANPTDTEFFKCRRTDKASFVAFGMTKRAGVSASNDPGLSALLSAKSDAICLVAKSWDYHVEVALGCTNEENLDNIRASVEAVVASGREAMVDCEHFFDGYKANSAYALACAKTAFEAGARWVVLCDTNGGTQPPEIREIVSAVIAEGVPGANLGIHAHNDTGQAVANSLAAVEAGVRQIQGTLNGIGERCGNANLVTLIATLALKETYSSRFETGIDAERLQELTKLAHAFDELLNRSPDPQAPYVGASAFATKAGIHASALLKDPRTYEHVAPESVGNLRKVMVSDQGGKANFINALKRRGITVSKDDPRLDKLISIVKEREATGYAYEGADASFALLASRILGTVPDFFRVESFRVMVERRFDANGKLKTVSEAVVRVIVDGETMMSVAEGHGPVNALDLALRKDLGKYQSEIADLELADYKVRILNGGTEAVTRVLIESTDRSGARWWTVGVSDNIIDASFQALMDSIVYKLLKNRDQVGSIAAE, from the coding sequence ATGACCAGGGAACGCATCTATCTCTTCGACACGACGCTTCGGGACGGGCAGCAGACGCCCGGCATCGACTTTTCCGTCGAGGACAAGATCGCGATTGCGTCGCTGCTTGATCAATTCGGCATGGATTATGTCGAGGGCGGATATCCCGGCGCCAATCCCACGGATACGGAGTTCTTCAAGTGCCGGCGCACCGACAAGGCCTCCTTCGTCGCCTTCGGCATGACCAAGCGCGCCGGCGTCTCCGCCTCCAACGACCCGGGCCTGAGCGCGCTGCTGAGCGCCAAGAGCGATGCGATCTGTCTTGTCGCCAAGAGCTGGGATTATCATGTCGAGGTGGCGCTCGGCTGTACGAACGAGGAAAATCTCGACAATATCCGCGCTTCCGTGGAGGCGGTCGTGGCTTCCGGCCGCGAGGCGATGGTCGATTGCGAGCATTTCTTCGACGGCTACAAGGCGAACTCCGCCTATGCGCTCGCCTGCGCGAAAACGGCTTTCGAGGCCGGCGCGCGCTGGGTCGTGCTTTGCGACACGAATGGCGGCACGCAGCCTCCCGAGATCCGCGAGATCGTCTCGGCCGTGATTGCGGAGGGAGTGCCCGGTGCAAATCTCGGCATCCATGCGCATAATGATACGGGGCAGGCGGTGGCCAACTCGCTGGCTGCGGTGGAAGCCGGCGTTCGTCAGATCCAGGGCACGCTCAACGGCATCGGCGAACGCTGCGGCAATGCCAATCTCGTGACGCTGATTGCGACGCTTGCCCTGAAGGAAACCTATTCGAGCCGTTTCGAGACGGGAATCGATGCCGAGAGGCTCCAGGAACTGACCAAGCTCGCCCATGCCTTCGACGAGTTGCTCAACCGCTCTCCGGATCCCCAGGCCCCCTATGTCGGCGCTTCGGCTTTTGCCACCAAGGCCGGCATTCACGCCTCCGCGTTGCTCAAGGATCCGAGGACCTACGAGCATGTCGCGCCGGAAAGCGTCGGCAACCTGCGCAAGGTCATGGTCTCCGATCAGGGAGGCAAGGCCAACTTCATCAATGCTCTCAAGCGGCGCGGCATCACGGTCTCCAAGGACGATCCGCGGCTCGACAAGCTGATCTCGATCGTCAAGGAACGCGAGGCGACGGGCTATGCCTATGAAGGTGCGGATGCGAGCTTCGCGCTGCTCGCGAGCCGCATTCTCGGCACCGTGCCCGATTTTTTCCGGGTGGAGAGCTTCCGGGTGATGGTCGAGCGCCGCTTCGACGCGAACGGCAAGCTGAAGACGGTATCGGAGGCCGTGGTCAGGGTGATCGTCGACGGCGAAACGATGATGTCGGTCGCCGAGGGGCATGGCCCGGTCAACGCGCTCGACCTCGCGCTTCGCAAGGATCTCGGCAAGTACCAGTCCGAGATCGCCGATCTGGAACTTGCCGATTACAAGGTGCGCATCCTCAACGGCGGCACCGAGGCCGTCACCCGCGTCCTGATCGAATCGACGGACCGCTCAGGGGCGCGCTGGTGGACGGTCGGCGTATCCGACAACATCATCGACGCCTCATTTCAGGCATTGATGGACAGTATCGTCTACAAGCTGCTCAAAAACCGCGATCAGGTCGGATCGATCGCGGCCGAGTAG
- the pip gene encoding prolyl aminopeptidase — protein MSSPLRTLYPEIEPYASGHLDVGDGHSIYWERVGTPGAKPAVFLHGGPGGTISPNHRRLFDPSLYDVMLFDQRGCGRSTPHAEIEANTTWHLVADIERLREFAGVGKWLVFGGSWGSTLALAYAETYPERVTELVVRGIYTLTKAELDWYYQFGVSEMFPEKWERFVAPIPPEERHEMMRAYHRRLTSEDRATRLAAARAWSIWEGETITLLPEPATSTPFEEDEFAHAFARIENHFFVNTGWLEEGQLLRDAHKLHGIPGVIVHGRYDMPCPAKYAWQLHKAWPQAEFHLIEGAGHAYSEPGILDRLIRATDKCAGKAE, from the coding sequence GTGAGTTCTCCATTGCGTACCCTCTATCCCGAGATCGAGCCCTATGCATCCGGGCACCTCGATGTCGGCGACGGCCATTCGATTTATTGGGAACGGGTGGGCACGCCCGGCGCCAAGCCGGCGGTCTTCCTCCACGGCGGCCCGGGCGGTACGATTTCGCCGAACCACCGCCGGCTCTTCGATCCGTCGCTCTACGATGTGATGCTGTTCGACCAGCGCGGCTGCGGCAGGTCGACGCCGCATGCAGAGATAGAGGCCAACACGACCTGGCACCTCGTGGCCGATATCGAACGGCTGCGGGAATTTGCCGGGGTCGGCAAGTGGCTCGTCTTTGGCGGCTCCTGGGGCTCGACGCTGGCGTTGGCCTATGCCGAGACCTATCCTGAGCGGGTAACCGAGCTCGTCGTCAGGGGCATTTACACCCTGACCAAGGCCGAGCTCGACTGGTACTATCAGTTCGGCGTCTCGGAAATGTTCCCCGAAAAGTGGGAACGCTTCGTCGCGCCGATCCCGCCGGAAGAACGCCACGAGATGATGCGGGCCTATCACCGCCGCCTGACAAGCGAGGACCGTGCGACGCGGCTTGCGGCGGCCAGGGCCTGGAGCATCTGGGAGGGGGAGACGATCACCCTTCTGCCGGAGCCGGCCACCAGTACGCCCTTCGAGGAAGACGAATTCGCTCATGCGTTCGCCCGCATCGAAAACCATTTCTTCGTCAATACCGGCTGGCTGGAAGAGGGGCAATTGCTGCGCGATGCCCACAAGCTCCACGGAATTCCGGGGGTCATCGTGCACGGCCGCTACGACATGCCGTGCCCGGCGAAATATGCCTGGCAGTTGCACAAGGCCTGGCCGCAAGCCGAATTCCACCTCATCGAGGGGGCGGGGCATGCCTATTCGGAGCCGGGCATTCTCGACCGGCTCATCCGGGCGACCGATAAATGCGCCGGCAAGGCCGAATAG
- a CDS encoding GFA family protein, whose product MIGRIFTGGCQCGAVRYRAEGTLGDPHICHCRMCQKAAGNYFLPLANIAREGFRITRGQPAWYRSSDLVRRGFCRDCGTPLFYDMPDASFLNIALGSLDDPDDVQPVYQSGVESRMFWFSHLPQLPEKETDDGSEAAAERHLIVLESNRQHPDYDTVHWPPEEDLS is encoded by the coding sequence ATGATCGGACGCATCTTCACCGGCGGTTGCCAGTGCGGCGCGGTGCGCTACCGCGCCGAGGGCACGCTGGGCGATCCGCATATCTGTCATTGCCGCATGTGCCAGAAAGCGGCGGGCAACTACTTTCTGCCGCTCGCCAATATCGCGCGCGAAGGCTTCCGCATCACGCGCGGCCAGCCCGCCTGGTACCGTTCGTCCGATCTCGTGCGCCGCGGCTTTTGCCGCGATTGCGGGACGCCGCTCTTCTACGACATGCCGGATGCGAGCTTCCTGAACATCGCGCTCGGTTCGCTCGACGATCCGGATGACGTCCAGCCGGTCTACCAGTCCGGCGTCGAGTCGCGGATGTTCTGGTTTTCGCATCTGCCGCAGCTCCCCGAAAAAGAGACGGACGACGGCAGCGAAGCGGCTGCCGAGCGCCATCTCATAGTCCTGGAATCCAACCGCCAGCATCCCGACTACGACACGGTGCACTGGCCGCCCGAGGAAGATCTATCGTGA
- a CDS encoding GFA family protein, whose product MNTAVRTGGCQCGAVRFRIRGELGRPSICHCRMCQKQFGSFFSALVTAPKDGVEWTRDEPSYFQSSVNIDRGFCPKCGTPLTYRHPGGLEIAIGAFDDRSDLAPKIQVNYQSRLPWVESIFEQPVHDDPDYYGRQEQIISFQDPDHETEQWPPGGVWAR is encoded by the coding sequence ATGAACACTGCCGTCAGGACTGGAGGCTGCCAGTGCGGGGCCGTCCGCTTCCGCATCCGCGGAGAGCTCGGGCGCCCCTCGATCTGCCATTGCCGCATGTGCCAGAAGCAGTTCGGCTCTTTCTTCTCCGCCTTGGTGACGGCGCCGAAGGACGGGGTCGAGTGGACCCGTGACGAGCCGAGCTACTTTCAGTCATCAGTTAATATCGATCGCGGCTTCTGCCCGAAATGCGGCACGCCGCTGACCTATCGGCATCCCGGCGGCCTCGAAATCGCCATCGGCGCCTTCGACGACCGCTCCGATCTCGCGCCGAAAATCCAAGTCAATTACCAGTCCCGGCTTCCCTGGGTCGAATCGATCTTCGAGCAGCCGGTTCACGACGATCCCGACTATTACGGGCGGCAGGAGCAGATCATCTCGTTTCAGGATCCGGACCATGAGACGGAGCAGTGGCCTCCGGGCGGAGTCTGGGCACGATGA
- a CDS encoding GFA family protein, with amino-acid sequence MADEINTGGCQCGAVRFRVEGKLGDASVCHCRMCQKASGNFYLPLVSVRGAKLVWTRGERKRFRSSNVVWRGFCGDCGTPLTYEAPDGMALAIAAFDRPEGIAPTIQWGVEGKLPYVDHVSKLPGEETMADPEAVSFLADLVSYQHPDHDTETWPPEERG; translated from the coding sequence CGTTTCCGCGTCGAGGGCAAACTCGGCGATGCTTCCGTCTGCCATTGCCGCATGTGTCAGAAGGCGAGCGGCAATTTCTACCTGCCGCTCGTTTCCGTACGCGGCGCGAAGCTCGTATGGACCCGCGGCGAGCGCAAGCGCTTCCGGTCCTCGAATGTGGTCTGGCGCGGCTTCTGCGGCGACTGCGGAACACCGCTGACCTACGAGGCGCCGGATGGCATGGCGCTCGCGATCGCTGCATTCGACAGGCCGGAAGGCATCGCGCCGACCATCCAATGGGGCGTCGAAGGGAAACTGCCCTATGTCGATCACGTATCCAAGCTGCCCGGCGAAGAGACCATGGCCGACCCCGAGGCTGTCTCGTTTCTTGCCGATCTCGTTTCCTATCAGCACCCCGACCACGACACCGAAACCTGGCCACCGGAGGAAAGAGGATGA